In the Maribacter sp. MJ134 genome, one interval contains:
- a CDS encoding DUF1684 domain-containing protein, with protein sequence MRILVLLSIFFSLTAIQAQAYKDSIIAFQDHLNEEYRDTIKSPLSHEDIEKFQGHTFFPVDENFKVTANFQRALNPIPYQMKTTTDRVPVYDIYGIATFTINGKEMKLNIYQSHYLRTKEKYKNRLFLPFTDLTNGIDTYTGGRYLDLKIPAGDTILIDFNKAYNPYCAYNMDYSCPIPPKENDMPIAIRAGILMQPEPE encoded by the coding sequence ATGAGAATACTAGTACTCCTTAGCATTTTTTTTTCCTTAACCGCAATACAAGCGCAGGCCTATAAGGATAGTATTATTGCCTTCCAAGACCATCTCAACGAAGAGTACCGTGACACTATTAAATCACCACTATCCCACGAGGATATCGAGAAGTTTCAAGGGCATACGTTTTTCCCCGTAGACGAGAACTTTAAGGTCACCGCGAATTTTCAGAGAGCCTTAAACCCCATACCCTACCAAATGAAAACAACTACCGACAGGGTGCCGGTGTACGATATTTACGGCATAGCTACTTTTACCATTAATGGAAAGGAAATGAAGCTAAACATCTATCAGAGTCATTACCTTAGAACAAAGGAAAAATATAAAAACCGCTTATTTCTACCTTTTACGGACCTCACCAATGGTATTGATACCTATACCGGTGGTAGGTATTTAGATTTAAAAATACCTGCTGGCGACACTATTTTAATAGATTTCAATAAAGCGTACAATCCATACTGTGCCTATAATATGGATTATTCTTGTCCTATACCGCCTAAGGAAAACGACATGCCCATTGCCATCCGAGCTGGAATACTTATGCAACCGGAGCCCGAATAA
- a CDS encoding DUF2200 domain-containing protein — protein sequence MKVTAEKNEKVAQMIFASIYPLYLNRLEKNGRTKEELDQVLTWLTGFDQDTLQALINDKVTFRTFFEKANMHPNAQLIKGVVCGYRIEEIADEFEVYKNCRRMEKLIDELAKGRKMEKILRKT from the coding sequence ATGAAAGTTACCGCTGAAAAAAACGAGAAAGTGGCCCAAATGATATTTGCATCCATTTATCCACTTTACCTGAACAGGTTAGAAAAAAATGGAAGAACAAAAGAAGAACTAGACCAAGTCCTAACCTGGTTAACCGGTTTTGACCAAGATACTTTGCAAGCGCTCATTAACGACAAAGTAACCTTTAGAACCTTTTTTGAAAAAGCCAACATGCATCCGAACGCACAACTCATTAAGGGTGTGGTCTGTGGCTATCGCATTGAAGAAATAGCCGATGAGTTTGAGGTATATAAGAATTGTAGGCGCATGGAAAAACTAATCGATGAACTGGCCAAAGGTCGTAAAATGGAAAAAATTCTCAGAAAAACCTGA
- a CDS encoding NAD-dependent epimerase/dehydratase family protein has product MSNEISLVTGGNGHLGNNLIRHLLSNNQKVRTTVRNINKTEPFKGLNCEVVQADITDIISLKKAFQGVTNLYAVAANFSMWAKNPKEEIYDNNMQGTQNVFDIAKECGIENIVYVSSVASLDFTKLPANVDNGYNKDRRNWYYNSKNDSDKLALELGEKYNIRTVLVLPSAMIGSKAYKLSYSNNLVLQVLNGEIPVDTNVTLNWVDVKDVASGLYNAMQKGRIGERYILSNKQHTTLQETVKIASELYPELKLKMPKKVPKCLLYSVAGLMEFSSRLTGKEPLLQRHYLDMFYGLKQDYDISKSRKELDFNPKPSRKALEDAFKYLKTDWKKENGR; this is encoded by the coding sequence ATGAGCAATGAAATTTCATTGGTAACTGGCGGAAATGGACATTTAGGAAATAACCTAATTAGACATTTACTTTCCAATAACCAAAAAGTAAGAACAACCGTAAGAAACATAAATAAGACTGAGCCTTTCAAAGGTTTAAACTGTGAGGTTGTACAGGCTGACATTACAGATATTATATCATTAAAAAAAGCATTTCAAGGAGTTACCAACTTATATGCAGTTGCGGCAAATTTTAGTATGTGGGCGAAAAATCCTAAAGAGGAAATTTATGATAATAATATGCAAGGAACTCAGAATGTATTTGATATTGCTAAAGAATGTGGCATCGAAAATATCGTTTATGTAAGTTCTGTAGCCAGTTTAGATTTTACAAAATTACCTGCAAATGTTGACAATGGATATAATAAAGACCGAAGAAATTGGTATTATAACTCTAAAAACGATTCTGATAAACTAGCTTTAGAATTAGGGGAAAAATATAATATTAGAACTGTCCTTGTTCTACCTTCTGCGATGATTGGCTCTAAAGCTTATAAATTAAGTTACTCTAACAATCTAGTATTACAAGTTTTAAATGGAGAAATACCTGTAGACACCAATGTAACTTTAAATTGGGTTGATGTAAAAGATGTAGCCTCTGGTCTATATAACGCTATGCAAAAAGGCAGAATTGGAGAACGCTATATTCTATCTAATAAACAACACACTACGTTACAAGAAACAGTAAAAATAGCATCAGAACTATATCCTGAACTAAAATTAAAAATGCCTAAAAAAGTACCAAAATGTTTATTGTACTCTGTTGCAGGTTTAATGGAATTTAGCAGTAGACTTACAGGTAAAGAGCCTTTATTACAGAGACATTACTTGGATATGTTTTACGGATTAAAACAAGATTATGATATCAGTAAATCTAGAAAAGAATTAGATTTTAACCCCAAACCTTCAAGAAAAGCTTTGGAAGATGCTTTTAAATATTTGAAAACAGATTGGAAAAAAGAAAATGGTAGATAA
- a CDS encoding Crp/Fnr family transcriptional regulator produces MENLINYIKSKITLTQHDIDLIKNHFVSENVPAQTNLLEAGKVERYIYFLDTGIVKGYQNVDGRIVVQHLVADKDFFTSLDSFMTETPSLDYYETITESRVSKISKPDFDILQKETKFWSILVKEITNEHLSCKLERVKDFQILTAKERYMKFVNQYPKLALNVSIDNIASFLGMEPQSLSRIRKQITF; encoded by the coding sequence ATGGAAAATCTTATTAATTATATAAAATCAAAAATTACTTTAACTCAACATGATATTGATTTAATCAAAAATCATTTTGTTTCGGAGAATGTTCCAGCTCAAACTAATCTTTTAGAAGCAGGAAAAGTGGAACGATATATTTATTTCTTAGATACTGGTATTGTAAAAGGATATCAAAATGTTGACGGAAGGATTGTTGTACAACATCTTGTAGCTGATAAAGATTTTTTCACATCTTTAGACAGTTTTATGACAGAAACACCATCACTAGATTATTATGAAACTATCACAGAGTCCAGAGTTTCAAAAATATCGAAACCTGATTTTGATATTTTACAAAAAGAAACAAAATTTTGGTCAATATTAGTTAAAGAAATAACAAACGAACATTTAAGTTGCAAATTGGAGCGTGTCAAAGATTTTCAAATTTTGACCGCTAAAGAACGTTATATGAAATTTGTAAATCAGTACCCAAAACTAGCTTTGAATGTATCTATTGACAATATCGCCTCTTTTTTAGGAATGGAACCTCAATCCTTAAGTCGTATTAGAAAACAAATCACTTTCTAA
- a CDS encoding type II toxin-antitoxin system RelE/ParE family toxin, whose product MEVFISELAEYKLKKLTEYLLEQWSFKVKKDFLTKLTKKIQQIQSQPESCPKSNEFGGIYKCVVTKQTTFFYRVNFEREEIEIITLFDTRQDPERLKQQLD is encoded by the coding sequence ATGGAGGTCTTCATTTCCGAACTGGCCGAGTACAAACTCAAAAAACTTACCGAATACTTGTTGGAACAATGGAGTTTTAAGGTCAAAAAAGATTTTTTGACCAAATTGACCAAGAAAATCCAACAAATACAATCCCAACCTGAAAGTTGCCCGAAATCAAATGAATTCGGGGGAATATATAAGTGTGTAGTTACAAAACAGACAACTTTTTTCTATCGCGTCAATTTCGAGCGTGAAGAAATAGAAATAATTACTTTGTTCGACACGAGACAAGACCCTGAAAGACTCAAGCAGCAATTGGATTAG
- a CDS encoding alkaline phosphatase D family protein, which translates to MKKIILLVVVCLSFLSCAEKKKEQVPPAKAPFSDVDTLAINDWWNRADNPIINLKVNRDSVIAFGIYTVSGTTLKLSAQCYPLYPEETRTVRLEIKENGTWTEVQSQQLNDLGWSALFRVENWDSSQDLKYRLRHGEKARYEGTIRKNPMHKAEISLAALSCNSNQDRGMRENYVRNINHQDPDLIFFAGDQSYDHTEHTAAWLKFGLQFRETFRHRPCITIPDDHDIGQGNLWGENGKVSVTKGSPDGGYRYHPEYVKMVERCQTAHLPDPFDPTPIEQGIGVYYTNLVWGGVDFAILEDRKFKSGPEGKIPQQGPRPDHIRNPDYDPASIDLPELKLLGERQLHFLKTWGETNTDATKVVLSQTGFCGGAHIHGTMDNRLHADLDSNGWPQTGRKKALELIQQANAVHIAGDQHLATVIKQGINEFGDGPWAFVVPAIVNDYYSRWWWPEDEKAGNNPNPNTSLPWTGDYLDGFHNKISMKAYVNPESPSHGGGYGLIRFNTQTQDVTFECWPRNADVTQPDAQQFEGWPMTVSLKNN; encoded by the coding sequence ATGAAAAAGATTATTCTGCTCGTTGTCGTTTGCCTTAGCTTTCTTAGCTGTGCCGAAAAAAAGAAAGAACAAGTACCCCCTGCAAAAGCACCCTTCTCCGATGTAGACACCTTGGCCATAAATGACTGGTGGAACAGAGCGGACAATCCTATCATCAACTTAAAAGTGAATCGGGACAGTGTTATCGCCTTTGGCATCTATACCGTTTCTGGCACCACGTTAAAACTGAGCGCACAATGCTATCCACTCTACCCGGAAGAGACCAGAACCGTACGTCTGGAAATAAAAGAGAACGGTACCTGGACGGAGGTACAGTCCCAACAACTAAACGATCTGGGGTGGTCCGCTCTTTTTCGTGTAGAAAATTGGGACAGCTCCCAAGATCTCAAATACCGACTGCGTCACGGAGAAAAGGCAAGGTACGAAGGTACCATTCGCAAAAATCCGATGCACAAAGCGGAAATCAGTCTGGCCGCACTCTCCTGCAACAGTAATCAAGATAGGGGTATGCGAGAGAATTATGTACGCAATATTAATCATCAGGACCCAGACCTTATTTTCTTTGCCGGAGACCAGTCCTACGACCATACGGAACATACCGCGGCCTGGCTCAAATTTGGGCTGCAATTCAGGGAAACCTTCCGCCATAGACCCTGCATTACCATCCCGGACGACCATGATATAGGACAGGGAAATCTTTGGGGCGAGAACGGAAAAGTTTCCGTGACCAAAGGTAGTCCCGATGGTGGTTACCGCTATCATCCGGAATATGTAAAAATGGTAGAGCGCTGCCAAACGGCACATCTCCCCGACCCTTTTGACCCTACTCCTATTGAGCAGGGCATAGGGGTGTATTACACCAATTTGGTATGGGGCGGAGTTGACTTTGCCATTCTGGAGGACCGAAAGTTTAAATCCGGGCCTGAGGGTAAAATACCGCAACAAGGCCCTCGCCCGGACCATATCCGAAACCCGGATTATGACCCCGCATCGATTGATTTGCCCGAACTAAAGTTGCTGGGCGAGCGCCAACTACACTTCTTAAAAACATGGGGAGAAACAAATACGGATGCCACCAAAGTAGTGCTTTCCCAAACCGGTTTTTGTGGTGGGGCACATATTCACGGTACTATGGACAACCGCCTGCATGCGGATTTGGATAGTAACGGATGGCCACAAACGGGACGTAAAAAAGCACTGGAACTTATACAACAAGCGAACGCCGTACATATTGCGGGAGACCAACATTTGGCCACCGTAATTAAACAGGGGATTAACGAATTCGGGGACGGCCCTTGGGCCTTTGTAGTCCCTGCCATTGTTAACGACTATTATAGCCGTTGGTGGTGGCCCGAAGATGAAAAAGCCGGAAACAATCCCAACCCCAACACCTCCTTACCTTGGACCGGAGACTACCTCGACGGGTTTCACAATAAGATTTCTATGAAAGCTTATGTAAACCCGGAAAGTCCCTCGCATGGTGGTGGCTATGGATTGATACGTTTTAATACCCAAACCCAGGACGTTACTTTTGAATGTTGGCCTCGAAATGCAGATGTTACCCAACCTGATGCCCAACAATTTGAGGGCTGGCCCATGACGGTGAGTTTAAAAAACAACTAA
- a CDS encoding GTPase, with protein MKKDTLQKLIFIYNADSGLRNLLLDGAHKILSPSTYACSLCDITFGAFTENAVWKKFRLQLADTVQMEFLHKDEFTKAYRSKFGYKFTFPIVLMETTTDLEIFVQTEELNQLEDATALIALLKARL; from the coding sequence ATGAAAAAAGATACGCTACAAAAACTAATCTTCATCTATAATGCCGATTCCGGTCTTCGGAATTTATTACTGGATGGTGCACACAAAATTTTGAGTCCGTCTACCTATGCCTGCAGCCTATGCGATATAACTTTTGGTGCTTTTACGGAAAATGCGGTTTGGAAGAAGTTTAGATTGCAACTTGCGGATACGGTACAAATGGAGTTCCTTCATAAGGATGAATTTACCAAGGCGTACCGTTCTAAGTTCGGCTATAAGTTTACCTTTCCCATTGTATTGATGGAAACCACGACCGACCTAGAAATTTTTGTACAAACGGAGGAGTTAAACCAATTAGAGGATGCAACGGCATTGATTGCGCTGTTGAAGGCGCGACTTTAG
- the yihA gene encoding ribosome biogenesis GTP-binding protein YihA/YsxC has product MKIKSADFVMSNSDVAKCPNEPIPEYAFIGRSNVGKSSLINMLTEKKSLAKTSGRPGKTQLINHFKINGNWFLVDLPGYGYARVSKRDKNIFQKYITNYFLQRQQLVCSFVLIDIRHEPQKVDMEFMQWLGEHAIPFAIIFTKADKLKPQAIERQVDHYIKELLSGAWEEAPQHFVTSSSKRIGRNEVLGYIDAINLDFFEANKK; this is encoded by the coding sequence ATGAAAATAAAGTCGGCAGACTTTGTCATGAGCAACAGCGATGTTGCCAAGTGCCCCAACGAGCCCATCCCGGAGTACGCCTTCATTGGACGGTCTAATGTGGGGAAATCTTCCCTCATAAACATGCTCACCGAGAAAAAAAGTTTAGCCAAAACTTCGGGCAGACCGGGTAAGACCCAGCTTATCAATCATTTTAAAATCAACGGGAATTGGTTTTTGGTAGATTTACCGGGCTACGGGTATGCAAGGGTATCCAAAAGGGATAAGAACATTTTTCAAAAATACATTACCAACTACTTTTTACAGCGGCAACAACTGGTCTGCTCTTTTGTATTGATAGATATTAGGCATGAACCGCAGAAAGTGGACATGGAGTTTATGCAATGGTTGGGAGAGCACGCCATTCCGTTCGCTATTATCTTCACCAAGGCCGATAAGTTGAAGCCCCAAGCCATAGAAAGACAGGTGGACCATTATATTAAGGAACTGCTTAGCGGTGCTTGGGAGGAAGCTCCGCAACACTTCGTCACCTCGTCTAGCAAGCGCATAGGTCGCAATGAAGTTCTTGGCTATATCGATGCCATTAACCTCGATTTTTTTGAGGCCAATAAGAAATAA
- a CDS encoding alpha/beta fold hydrolase, whose amino-acid sequence MEDEIIKDGKFRYIEKGEGTPIIILHGLMGGLSNFHGVTDYFPKKGYKVLVPELPIYDMPMIKTNVKNFAKYLERFIEYKGLKDVILLGNSLGGHIGLLHTKLFPEMVKALVITGSSGLYESAMGDGYPKRGDYEFIKKKAQDVFYDPAVATKEIVDEVFETVNDRMKLVKTLAIAKSAIRHNMSKDLPKMHTPTCIIWGENDSVTPPKVAKEFHELLPDSELYWIKECGHAPMMEHPKEFNAILDAWLEKRKF is encoded by the coding sequence ATGGAAGACGAAATTATTAAGGACGGAAAATTCAGGTATATTGAGAAGGGCGAAGGTACCCCGATCATTATCCTGCATGGTTTAATGGGCGGATTGAGTAATTTTCACGGGGTTACCGACTATTTCCCCAAAAAAGGCTACAAAGTACTAGTTCCCGAACTTCCCATCTACGATATGCCGATGATCAAGACCAACGTAAAAAACTTTGCGAAATATCTTGAGCGCTTTATCGAGTACAAAGGACTAAAGGACGTTATTCTCTTGGGCAACTCCCTGGGTGGCCATATTGGACTCTTGCATACCAAATTATTCCCTGAAATGGTGAAAGCCTTGGTAATCACAGGAAGTTCCGGACTTTATGAAAGTGCTATGGGAGACGGTTATCCCAAACGTGGCGACTACGAATTTATTAAGAAAAAAGCACAAGATGTTTTTTACGACCCAGCCGTTGCCACCAAAGAAATCGTGGACGAGGTATTCGAAACCGTCAACGACCGCATGAAGCTGGTTAAAACATTGGCCATCGCCAAAAGCGCCATACGGCACAATATGAGCAAGGACTTACCAAAAATGCATACACCTACCTGTATTATTTGGGGAGAAAACGACTCTGTTACACCGCCAAAAGTGGCAAAAGAGTTTCACGAGCTACTACCGGACTCTGAACTTTATTGGATCAAGGAATGTGGCCACGCCCCAATGATGGAGCATCCCAAGGAATTCAATGCCATTCTTGATGCTTGGCTGGAAAAAAGAAAATTCTAA
- a CDS encoding division/cell wall cluster transcriptional repressor MraZ, translating into MEIYFSGVFNCKADAKGRVMLPVSLRNQMAPMLNDGFFIKKSYYDECLEFYPAEVWKAEVKKLNERLGDSRKDRDFKRKFTAGLRKVEIDATGRLLIPKDIIGLVDIKKEVTLSPMDNHLEIWDKATYDGEVDSTADDREQLAYDVKYAEKPGGNVS; encoded by the coding sequence TTGGAAATCTATTTTTCAGGCGTTTTCAACTGCAAAGCTGATGCTAAGGGACGGGTAATGTTGCCGGTTTCCTTAAGGAATCAAATGGCGCCCATGCTTAATGATGGCTTCTTTATTAAGAAATCCTACTACGATGAATGTCTGGAGTTTTATCCCGCCGAAGTTTGGAAGGCAGAAGTAAAAAAACTCAATGAACGCTTAGGGGACAGTAGAAAGGATAGGGATTTTAAAAGAAAATTTACTGCGGGTTTACGCAAGGTAGAGATTGATGCCACTGGCAGATTATTGATACCTAAGGATATTATTGGCCTAGTGGATATAAAGAAAGAAGTAACCCTTTCTCCCATGGATAACCACTTGGAGATATGGGACAAGGCTACGTATGATGGTGAGGTAGATTCTACGGCAGATGATAGGGAGCAATTGGCGTATGATGTAAAGTATGCTGAAAAACCAGGTGGCAATGTATCATAA